From the genome of Papaver somniferum cultivar HN1 chromosome 2, ASM357369v1, whole genome shotgun sequence, one region includes:
- the LOC113353767 gene encoding cardiolipin synthase (CMP-forming), mitochondrial-like, with product MYISSSPLQSAMLLFLHGEAVHRKKTEESLDLNLLEKKSGGSSCSSELGVESTASVPRLVDAIDQKESSTNVDTNEGFVNLPNMISMSRLISGPFLGWMIMNEWYLSAFVGLAGSGATDWLDGYVARKMGINSVVGSYLDPLADKVLIGSVAVAMVKMDLLPSWLVGLVLFRDVGLVGGALYQRATTLGWQWKSWTEFTNLDGTHRRKMEPLFLSKVNTVFQLVLVAAALLQPEFGTLETEEYIKYLSWLVAATTAASTVAYGAQYYRHRPMVIAGGSFPRSK from the exons ATGTATATATCGTCTTCGCCATTACAGTCTGCCATGCTTTTGTTTTTACATGGAGAAGCTGTTCATCGGAAAAAGACCGAAGAATCTTTGGATTTGAATTTGCTTGAGAAGAAGAGTGGTGGTAGTAGTTGTAGTAGTGAATTAGGGGTTGAATCAACTGCTTCTGTTCCTAGGTTAGTCGACGCGATTGACCAGAAGGAATCGAGTACCAATGTTGATACTAACGAGGGTTTTGTTAATTTGCCGAATATGATCTCGATGAGTAGATTAATTTCTGGTCCTTTTCTAGGCTG GATGATTATGAATGAATGGTATTTGTCTGCCTTTGTGGGATTGGCCGGTTCTGGAGCAACTGACTGG TTAGATGGTTATGTGGCAAGGAAAATGGGGATTAATTCAGTGGTAGGATCATACCTTGATCCCCTTGCTGACAAG GTACTTATTGGCTCTGTAGCTGTGGCAATGGTGAAAATGGATCTTTTACCCT CTTGGCTTGTTGGACTTGTTCTGTTCCGGGATGTTGGTCTTGTAGGTGGTGCACTCTACCAAAGAGCAACTACCTTGGGTTGGCAG TGGAAAAGTTGGACTGAGTTCACCAACCTCGATGGGACTCATAGGCGGAAGATGGAACCCCTCTTTCTGAGCAAG GTTAACACAGTGTTCCAACTGGTTTTAGTTGCTGCTGCTCTTCTACAACCAGAATTTGGCACCTTAGAAACTGAAGAGTACATCAAATACTTGAG TTGGCTGGTAGCGGCAACAACAGCGGCATCGACTGTAGCGTATGGAGCACAATACTATCGACATAGACCAATGGTTATTGCAGGAGGATCGTTTCCAAGAAGCAAGTAG
- the LOC113348595 gene encoding microtubule-associated protein TORTIFOLIA1-like isoform X2, whose amino-acid sequence MTSLKSSKASKFTNPSPPPPPPPSSSPVLTSTTRSPSSLSTHFAMIELKQKILTSISKLSDRDTHQIAVEDLEKIIQSLTTDTIPRFFNCLYDSINDPKPAVKKESLRLLSLICTCHPDSASTHLTKVISHIVKKLKDSDSSVRESCRDSIGTLSSQYLRGGDNDNGNFVSVLSFFVKPLFEAMNDQTKTVQAGSASCLAKMVESAIDPPIAAFQKLCPRVCKYLNSQNFLAKASLLPLVASLSQVGSIAPQSLPMFLQSIHECLESSDWATRKAAADTLSALASHSSHLIAKNTSSTLTVLEACRFDKVKPVRESMAEALLLWKKIGEKGENGASDDLDADKKISQCTNSAEKTNQKKTFADFRREELAKDAEVSTSPASDSLSKAKPNCISDKAVGILKKKAPALTEKELNPEFFQKLETRVSGDLPVEVVVPRRCINSSDSQGEEDSEQNDPDPRERTSHDGNGEFDDVNRSNNDKYHRNERGADDFARDKWTEQRVFRAKDPRGRASDIDDRVGKSNRRDLSVVHNGSSRPDGHTEGSFMDSKGNWLAIQRQLLQLERQQAHLMNMLEDFMGGSHDSMITLENRVRGLESVVEEMARELALSSAKRGSNFMAGMDGSSNRSLGSRSRDPHWRSDISETYNTSRNFHLGSRRALGSVSNDGRLPRQEQDSDQAGNRRGWEKGIGQFRLGEGPSARSVWQASKDEATLEAIRVAGEENGPSGVAPRIAPQIAPRIAVRELDREPMGEDGATQEENPIWAAWGNAMDAVHVGDMDTAYAELLSAGDDELLIKLMDRSGPVLDQLSTEIASDVLHAIGQFVLTPNLFDLGLSWIQQVADLVMESGPDVLGISTETKRELLLNLQEASSSIDILEDWEGAMPDQLVSQLASIWEL is encoded by the exons ATGACTTCATTAAAATCATCAAAAGCTTCAAAATTCACAAACCCATcaccacccccacccccaccacCATCATCGTCACCAGTATTAACATCAACAACAAGATCACCATCTTCTCTATCTACACATTTCGCCATGATTGAACTAAAACAGAAAATCTTAACATCAATCTCAAAACTATCTGACCGCGATACTCATCAAATAGCAGTTGAAGATTTGGAAAAAATCATTCAATCTCTTACAACTGATACTATTCCAAGGTTCTTCAATTGTCTTTATGATTCCATTAATGACCCTAAACCTGCTGTTAAGAAAGAATCATTACGTCTTCTTTCTCTGATTTGTACTTGTCATCCAGATTCAGCATCAACTCATCTTACCAAAGTCATTTCTCACATTGTTAAGAAACTTAAAGATTCAGATTCAAGTGTTAGAGAATCTTGTCGTGATTCAATTGGAACATTATCTTCTCAATATTTAAGAGGAGGAGATAATGATAATGGTAATTTTGTTTCTGTCCTTTCGTTTTTTGTTAAGCCTTTATTTGAGGCTATGAATGATCAGACAAAAACAGTTCAAGCTGGTTCAGCCTCTTGTTTGGCGAAAATGGTTGAGTCTGCTATTGATCCCCCAATTGCTGCATTTCAGAAGCTTTGCCCTAGAGTTTGCAAGTACTTAAACAGTCAGAATTTTCTTGCTAAGGCTTCACTCTTGCCTCTTGTGGCAAGTTTATCCCAG GTAGGATCCATTGCGCCACAAAGCTTGCCGATGTTTCTCCAAAGCATTCATGAATGCCTCGAGAGTAGTGATTGGGCAACACGTAAAGCAGCAGCTGACACATTGAGTGCTTTAGCATCTCATTCAAGCCATTTGATTGCCAAAAATACATCTTCCACTCTAACTGTACTTGAGGCCTGCCGTTTTGATAAG GTGAAACCCGTAAGGGAGAGCATGGCAGAGGCATTATTATTGTGGAAGAAAATTGGGGAAAAGGGAGAGAATGGAGCTTCTGATGACTTGGATGCTG ACAAAAAAATTTCACAATGTACCAACTCAGCGGAGAAGACAAACCAAAAGAAGACATTTGCAGATTTCAGAAGAGAGGAATTGGCGAAGGATGCAGAAGTTTCTACTTCTCCCGCATCTGATTCTCTTTCCAAAGCCAAGCCTAACTGCATATCAGACAAAGCTGTTGGGATATTGAAGAAAAAAGCACCAGCCTTAACTGAGAAAGAATTGAACCCAGAATTTTTTCAGAAACTTGAAACAAGGGTTTCAGGAGATTTGCCAGTTGAAGTGGTGGTACCACGCAGATGTATTAACTCTTCTGATTCTCAAGGTGAAGAAGATTCAGAGCAAAATGATCCAGATCCTAGGGAAAGAACAAGTCATGACGGGAATGGCGAGTTTGATGATGTTAACAGATCTAACAATGATAAATATCATAGGAATGAGAGAGGAGCTGATGATTTTGCACGAGATAAGTGGACAGAACAGAGAGTATTTAGGGCAAAAGATCCCAGAGGGAGAGCTTCTGACATTGATGATAGGGTGGGAAAAAGCAATCGGAGGGACTTATCTGTTGTTCATAATGGCTCCTCCAGACCCGATGGTCATACTGAAGGATCCTTCATGGATAGCAAAGGAAATTGGTTAGCCATTCAAAGGCAGTTATTACAGCTCGAAAGACAACAAGCTCATCTTATGAACATGTTGGAG GACTTCATGGGTGGATCTCATGATAGCATGATAACTCTAGAGAACAGAGTACGAGGTCTTGAAAGTGTTGTCGAAGAAATGGCAAGGGAATTAGCATTGTCATCAGCCAAAAGAGGTAGCAATTTTATGGCTGGAATGGACGGATCCTCTAACAGGTCCTTAG GATCAAGGTCAAGGGACCCGCATTGGCGATCTGACATCTCCGAAACTTACAACACATCAAGAAACTTTCATTTGGGTTCTAGAAGAGCTCTTGGTAGTGTGTCAAATGACGGCCGGTTACCTAGACAGGAACAAGATTCTGATCAAGCTGGGAACAGAAGGGGGTGGGAGAAGGGTATAGGACAATTTAGGCTTGGCGAGGGGCCTTCTGCAAGAAGCGTTTGGCAAGCTTCGAAGGATGAAGCAACTCTTGAAGCCATTCGAGTAGCTGGCGAAGAAAATGGACCATCTGGGGTAGCACCACGAATAGCACCACAAATTGCTCCAAGAATTGCCGTCCGAGAATTAGATAGAGAACCCATGGGAGAGGATGGTGCAACACAGGAAGAAAATCCAATCTGGGCTGCTTGGGGCAATGCAATGGATGCAGTTCATGTGGGGGACATGGATACAGCTTATGCTGAACTTTTGTCTGCTGGAGATGATGAGTTGCTCATAAAGCTTATGGACAGATCAGGCCCTGTACTTGATCAGCTCTCTACTGAAATAGCCAGTGACGTTTTGCATGCCATAGGACAGTTTGTCCTGACACCAAACTTGTTTGACTTAGGTTTATCCTGGATTCAGCAG GTGGCCGATCTAGTAATGGAGAGTGGTCCAGATGTGCTGGGAATTTCTACAGAGACCAAGAGAGAGCTGCTGTTGAATTTACAAGAAGCTTCTTCGTCAATTGACATACTTGAAGACTGGGAAGGTGCAATGCCTGATCAACTGGTTTCACAATTAGCATCAATTTgggaactttga
- the LOC113348595 gene encoding microtubule-associated protein TORTIFOLIA1-like isoform X1, with translation MTSLKSSKASKFTNPSPPPPPPPSSSPVLTSTTRSPSSLSTHFAMIELKQKILTSISKLSDRDTHQIAVEDLEKIIQSLTTDTIPRFFNCLYDSINDPKPAVKKESLRLLSLICTCHPDSASTHLTKVISHIVKKLKDSDSSVRESCRDSIGTLSSQYLRGGDNDNGNFVSVLSFFVKPLFEAMNDQTKTVQAGSASCLAKMVESAIDPPIAAFQKLCPRVCKYLNSQNFLAKASLLPLVASLSQVGSIAPQSLPMFLQSIHECLESSDWATRKAAADTLSALASHSSHLIAKNTSSTLTVLEACRFDKVKPVRESMAEALLLWKKIGEKGENGASDDLDADKKISQCTNSAEKTNQKKTFADFRREELAKDAEVSTSPASDSLSKAKPNCISDKAVGILKKKAPALTEKELNPEFFQKLETRVSGDLPVEVVVPRRCINSSDSQGEEDSEQNDPDPRERTSHDGNGEFDDVNRSNNDKYHRNERGADDFARDKWTEQRVFRAKDPRGRASDIDDRVGKSNRRDLSVVHNGSSRPDGHTEGSFMDSKGNWLAIQRQLLQLERQQAHLMNMLEDFMGGSHDSMITLENRVRGLESVVEEMARELALSSAKRGSNFMAGMDGSSNRSLGKYNNLPDYSRGFLSSDGNHTTGSRSRDPHWRSDISETYNTSRNFHLGSRRALGSVSNDGRLPRQEQDSDQAGNRRGWEKGIGQFRLGEGPSARSVWQASKDEATLEAIRVAGEENGPSGVAPRIAPQIAPRIAVRELDREPMGEDGATQEENPIWAAWGNAMDAVHVGDMDTAYAELLSAGDDELLIKLMDRSGPVLDQLSTEIASDVLHAIGQFVLTPNLFDLGLSWIQQVADLVMESGPDVLGISTETKRELLLNLQEASSSIDILEDWEGAMPDQLVSQLASIWEL, from the exons ATGACTTCATTAAAATCATCAAAAGCTTCAAAATTCACAAACCCATcaccacccccacccccaccacCATCATCGTCACCAGTATTAACATCAACAACAAGATCACCATCTTCTCTATCTACACATTTCGCCATGATTGAACTAAAACAGAAAATCTTAACATCAATCTCAAAACTATCTGACCGCGATACTCATCAAATAGCAGTTGAAGATTTGGAAAAAATCATTCAATCTCTTACAACTGATACTATTCCAAGGTTCTTCAATTGTCTTTATGATTCCATTAATGACCCTAAACCTGCTGTTAAGAAAGAATCATTACGTCTTCTTTCTCTGATTTGTACTTGTCATCCAGATTCAGCATCAACTCATCTTACCAAAGTCATTTCTCACATTGTTAAGAAACTTAAAGATTCAGATTCAAGTGTTAGAGAATCTTGTCGTGATTCAATTGGAACATTATCTTCTCAATATTTAAGAGGAGGAGATAATGATAATGGTAATTTTGTTTCTGTCCTTTCGTTTTTTGTTAAGCCTTTATTTGAGGCTATGAATGATCAGACAAAAACAGTTCAAGCTGGTTCAGCCTCTTGTTTGGCGAAAATGGTTGAGTCTGCTATTGATCCCCCAATTGCTGCATTTCAGAAGCTTTGCCCTAGAGTTTGCAAGTACTTAAACAGTCAGAATTTTCTTGCTAAGGCTTCACTCTTGCCTCTTGTGGCAAGTTTATCCCAG GTAGGATCCATTGCGCCACAAAGCTTGCCGATGTTTCTCCAAAGCATTCATGAATGCCTCGAGAGTAGTGATTGGGCAACACGTAAAGCAGCAGCTGACACATTGAGTGCTTTAGCATCTCATTCAAGCCATTTGATTGCCAAAAATACATCTTCCACTCTAACTGTACTTGAGGCCTGCCGTTTTGATAAG GTGAAACCCGTAAGGGAGAGCATGGCAGAGGCATTATTATTGTGGAAGAAAATTGGGGAAAAGGGAGAGAATGGAGCTTCTGATGACTTGGATGCTG ACAAAAAAATTTCACAATGTACCAACTCAGCGGAGAAGACAAACCAAAAGAAGACATTTGCAGATTTCAGAAGAGAGGAATTGGCGAAGGATGCAGAAGTTTCTACTTCTCCCGCATCTGATTCTCTTTCCAAAGCCAAGCCTAACTGCATATCAGACAAAGCTGTTGGGATATTGAAGAAAAAAGCACCAGCCTTAACTGAGAAAGAATTGAACCCAGAATTTTTTCAGAAACTTGAAACAAGGGTTTCAGGAGATTTGCCAGTTGAAGTGGTGGTACCACGCAGATGTATTAACTCTTCTGATTCTCAAGGTGAAGAAGATTCAGAGCAAAATGATCCAGATCCTAGGGAAAGAACAAGTCATGACGGGAATGGCGAGTTTGATGATGTTAACAGATCTAACAATGATAAATATCATAGGAATGAGAGAGGAGCTGATGATTTTGCACGAGATAAGTGGACAGAACAGAGAGTATTTAGGGCAAAAGATCCCAGAGGGAGAGCTTCTGACATTGATGATAGGGTGGGAAAAAGCAATCGGAGGGACTTATCTGTTGTTCATAATGGCTCCTCCAGACCCGATGGTCATACTGAAGGATCCTTCATGGATAGCAAAGGAAATTGGTTAGCCATTCAAAGGCAGTTATTACAGCTCGAAAGACAACAAGCTCATCTTATGAACATGTTGGAG GACTTCATGGGTGGATCTCATGATAGCATGATAACTCTAGAGAACAGAGTACGAGGTCTTGAAAGTGTTGTCGAAGAAATGGCAAGGGAATTAGCATTGTCATCAGCCAAAAGAGGTAGCAATTTTATGGCTGGAATGGACGGATCCTCTAACAGGTCCTTAGGCAAGTATAACAACCTTCCTGATTATTCAAGAGGGTTCCTATCTTCTGATGGTAATCATACAACAGGATCAAGGTCAAGGGACCCGCATTGGCGATCTGACATCTCCGAAACTTACAACACATCAAGAAACTTTCATTTGGGTTCTAGAAGAGCTCTTGGTAGTGTGTCAAATGACGGCCGGTTACCTAGACAGGAACAAGATTCTGATCAAGCTGGGAACAGAAGGGGGTGGGAGAAGGGTATAGGACAATTTAGGCTTGGCGAGGGGCCTTCTGCAAGAAGCGTTTGGCAAGCTTCGAAGGATGAAGCAACTCTTGAAGCCATTCGAGTAGCTGGCGAAGAAAATGGACCATCTGGGGTAGCACCACGAATAGCACCACAAATTGCTCCAAGAATTGCCGTCCGAGAATTAGATAGAGAACCCATGGGAGAGGATGGTGCAACACAGGAAGAAAATCCAATCTGGGCTGCTTGGGGCAATGCAATGGATGCAGTTCATGTGGGGGACATGGATACAGCTTATGCTGAACTTTTGTCTGCTGGAGATGATGAGTTGCTCATAAAGCTTATGGACAGATCAGGCCCTGTACTTGATCAGCTCTCTACTGAAATAGCCAGTGACGTTTTGCATGCCATAGGACAGTTTGTCCTGACACCAAACTTGTTTGACTTAGGTTTATCCTGGATTCAGCAG GTGGCCGATCTAGTAATGGAGAGTGGTCCAGATGTGCTGGGAATTTCTACAGAGACCAAGAGAGAGCTGCTGTTGAATTTACAAGAAGCTTCTTCGTCAATTGACATACTTGAAGACTGGGAAGGTGCAATGCCTGATCAACTGGTTTCACAATTAGCATCAATTTgggaactttga
- the LOC113348596 gene encoding probable serine/threonine-protein kinase PBL23 produces the protein MGCFSCCLTADDGGGDESRFSLKKSSKKSHNASTLEAIVKNMSLKSDSSRHRIIAAELQKIGNGNANATKTFTFKELANATKNFKTECLVGEGGFGRVYKGFIESTNQVVAVKQLDRNGLQGNREFLVEVLMLSLVHHPNLVNLVGYCADGDQRILVYEYMPLGSLEDHLLDLPPTKKALDWNTRMKIAQGAAKGLEYLHDVANPPVIYRDFKASNILLDENFSPKLSDFGLAKLGPTGDKSHVSTRVMGTYGYCAPEYALTGQLTTKSDVYSFGVVFLEIITGRRAIDNSRPANEQNLVTWAQPLFKDRRKFTLMADPLLEGNYPMKGLYQALAIAAMCLQEESTTRPLISDVVTALEYLAAPKQEEEGGGSSHHTSKSHSFQSNNDGEDSEDDNGSSQSGEDDKEEHK, from the exons atgggttgcttttcttgttgtttaacagctgatgatggtggtggtgatgaaagtAGGTTTTCAttaaagaagagcagcaaaaaaAGTCACAATGCATCAACTCTGGAGGCTATTGTTAAAAACATGTCCCTGAAATCTG ACAGCAGCAGGCATAGGATAATAGCTGCGGAGTTGCAAAAAATTGGGAACGGCAATGCTAACGCCACTAAAACTTTCACGTTCAAGGAGTTGGCAAATGCTACTAAGAACTTCAAAACAGAATGTCTAGTGGGTGAAGGAGGTTTCGGAAGGGTGTATAAAGGATTTATTGAAAGCACAAACCAA GTTGTGGCAGTAAAACAACTTGATAGAAATGGGTTGCAAGGAAACCGGGAATTTTTGGTGGAAGTTTTGATGTTGAGTCTTGTTCACCATCCAAATCTTGTTAATTTGGTCGGGTATTGTGCTGATGGAGATCAAAGGATTTTAGTGTACGAGTACATGCCATTGGGATCTTTGGAGGACCATCTTCTTG ATTTACCTCCCACTAAGAAGGCGTTAGATTGGAATACCAGGATGAAGATAGCTCAAGGCGCAGCAAAAGGGCTTGAATATTTGCATGACGTAGCGAACCCCCCAGTCATATATCGTGATTTTAAAGCATCAAATATATTATTAGACGAGAATTTCAGTCCAAAACTCTCTGACTTTGGTCTTGCTAAACTTGGTCCAACTGGAGATAAGAGTCATGTCTCAACGAGAGTAATGGGAACCTACGGCTATTGTGCACCAGAGTATGCTTTGACGGGTCAATTAACAACCAAGTCTGATGTTTATAGTTTTGGAGTTGTGTTCTTAGAGATCATTACAGGACGAAGGGCTATCGATAATTCTAGACCAGCGAATGAACAAAATCTTGTTACTTGG GCACAACCACTATTTAAAGATCGGAGGAAGTTTACATTAATGGCTGATCCATTGCTTGAAGGGAATTACCCTATGAAGGGTTTATATCAAGCTCTTGCAATTGCAGCTATGTGTTTACAAGAAGAATCTACTACTAGACCTTTAATAAGTGATGTTGTAACAGCTCTTGAATACTTGGCTGCACCAAAACAGGAAGAAGAGGGAGGAGGAAGCTCACATCATACATCTAAATCTCATTCCTTCCAGAGTAATAACGACGgtgaagattcagaagatgataATGGTAGTTCACAGAGTGGTGAAGATgacaaagaagaacataaatgA
- the LOC113353766 gene encoding F-box protein At3g07870-like: MEHLRILPLEIKLDILSRLPTESVLECKLVCKPWRNLVCHSSFSQQHLDHLLHNDSGKSINVIFNADKPRINSSECYWFSYNEENLSPSIRRIDLTPELRSYSIVGSCNGLICLNHESLIVICNPITKEYVTLPKLEKENVTGWKQCLLTGFGYHPVTNEYKVISINLPNSAEVEVYTLGSDGWRNVGKFKGRPGSFLDRLGVFANGALHWVDAGKQAIVTFNLADEKFCDTPLPPISNLSFLRILLDLRVGVLGEYL, from the coding sequence ATGGAGCACCTTAGAATTCTGCCATTAGAGATCAAGCTAGACATTTTAAGTCGCCTACCTACAGAGTCAGTTTTAGAGTGCAAATTGGTATGCAAACCGTGGAGAAACCTTGTTTGTCATTCATCCTTCTCTCAGCAGCATTTagatcatcttcttcataatGATTCTGGTAAGTCAATCAATGTTATTTTCAATGCTGATAAACCAAGAATAAATTCTAGTGAATGTTACTGGTTTAGTTATAATGAGGAGAATCTTTCACCATCTATTAGAAGGATCGATTTAACCCCTGAATTGAGGTCTTACAGTAttgttggatcttgtaatggtctgaTCTGTCTTAACCATGAAAGCTTGATTGTTATTTGCAATCCAATCACCAAAGAGTATGTTACTCTTCCAaaactagaaaaagaaaatgttacCGGTTGGAAACAGTGTCTATTGACCGGATTTGGTTACCATCCTGTTACAAATGAATATAAAGTTATCAGTATCAACCTACCAAATTCTGCAGAAGTGGAGGTATACACTCTTGGTAGTGATGGATGGAGAAATGTTGGGAAGTTCAAAGGGAGGCCAGGATCATTTCTTGATCGACTAGGTGTCTTTGCAAATGGAGCTCTTCACTGGGTGGATGCTGGCAAACAAGCAATTGTGACCTTCAATCTAGCTGACGAGAAGTTCTGTGATACTCCACTACCCCCAATATCGAATTTGTCATTTTTGAGGATATTATTAGATCTTCGAGTTGGGGTATTGGGTGAGTATTTGTAG